The genomic stretch CTTTAAATTTTGAGTAAGGAGAATATGCGTTATTTCTTGCAGTTTCAGCTAATTGAAATGCTTTTATAATTGCATCCTGTCCATTATCATTCATTTATAAAACCTCTTGAATTTATAACGTATTCAATTATAACATAATGTTTATAATTTTATATTAAAATATTGTAAAATGTTTAATTATGAGATGTAATTATTGATTTATGTGAAAGGTTTGTTAATGTTTTTTATGATTGATGTTATTGAATTTATTAAAAAGTATGACAATTTTATCATTGTTGGGCATAAGGATCCCGATTTTGATTGTATAGGTTCATCTTTGGCGTTAGCTTCTTTTTTGCGCAGAATAGGCAAAGGAATTATTCTGTTAAATGAAGGTCCATTTGTGAGAAAGGAAATAATTCCTTTTAAAGAGAAGTTTTTGTCTAAATGGCCGAATGTTAATTTGTTAGATTATGCTGTTATTATTTTGGATTGCTCCGTATTTGATCGCATTGGAGATGAATTTGTTTTTTATGTAAAAGATATGCCTATTCTTGTTATTGATCATCATTCCTCAGGAGACAAATTGGATACCCTTGGATATATTGATTCTGGTGCACCTTCAACAACTTTTTTGATTGAAAAATTAATTAGAGCATTTGGATATGAAGTTACTAAGGAAGAGGCATGGTATATTTTAGTGGGGTTTTGTACAGATACAGGATTTTTTAGATTTATTTCAAGAGATGATCCTGCACCCTTTGAAATGGTATCTAGACTTGTATCTAAAGGCTTGATTCTTAAAGATATTTATAATTATATTGAATCTGTTAAAAGTTTAGCCTCAATAGATGTGCTTAGTATGATGCTAAATAATCTTAGAACATATTTTGATGGTAAGGTATTGTTAACGGTTTTACCCTTTAATGCTAAGAGAGACAATAATGTTAGTGGAGTTAATGAACTATTTTATTCACTTCTTGCTAATGTAGAAAATAATGAAATATTAATTATTTTGAAAGAAATAGAAGATGGTTCTATTTTAGCAGGACTTCGTTCTAAGGAATATTTTGACGTGGGAGAACTTGCAAAATATTTTGGAGGAGGGGGACATAAACATGCTAGTGGATTTAAGATTAAAAATACTGCTTTAAACCTTTTAGAAAATCAAATAATTGCATATATTAAAGATGCTATTAATTCTTGAGATTCATTAAAGGTATTTGTCCTTTTGGATTAAAATCTTCTGTTAAAGTTAAAAATCCAGATTTAAATGATAGTGTTGTAGTTCCATATACTACTACTATGTTTTCTATCCAGTTCAGTTGTTTAATGTGTTGGGGGGTAAGAGATACAATGATGCTTATTTTATTTTTATATTCTTTTAAATTTTTTATGTACTCTAAACTAGCAGGTGTTGATACATTAAAAATAACTTGTTCATATTGTGCAATTAAATTTTTTATTTCTTTTAATTGTGTGGTATTTATGCTATTTAGTGGATAATAATTATAATAATAGCCATAACTATTTTGAAATATTTTTTTACCTTCTTTAATCATTGTATTATAAGGTGATATTAATAGCGTTTTTTTATGCTTTGATATTTTTTTTGATAGTTTTATTTTTGTTATACTTCTTAATGTATTTTGTTCAAAAAAAAATTCAGCTTCTTTAGTAGGTATTTCTTTAGCATTGTCATATTTTGGGAAAAGTTCTTCTTTGTTTCTTTTTTCTTTTAGATATTCTAATTTTATTCTAAGTATTCTTTTGTTAGATTTAATAATGTTTTCTTTTATTGTATTGTCTTTTTGCATGAGGTTTAATAGTTGATTGTAAGCATTATTTTGTATATCTTCATTTAATGATATTAATAAAATATCAGTTTCTGTTCTAATAATTCGTTCAATTGTGTCATAAATGCTTTCATTTTGATATCTTACTGCATTCATTAGTAGGTCGTCTGTTATTATTAAATTGTCGTATTTTAAGTCTTGCCTAAGAATTTCCTTGATAATTTTAGTTGATGAGGATGCAGGTATTTCTTTTCCGTTTGTAAGCATTGGATATGCTAAGTGTCCGCTCATAATCATTGGAATGTTTTCTTGTATTAGTATTTTATATGGCAGCAATTCATTTGTTTTAATTTCTTTTAAATCGGAATTGATTATTGGCATTTTTATATGAGAATCAATAACAGTATTGCCATGTCCGGGAAAATGTTTTGCTGTTGAGATGATGCCTGCTTGTTTTTGTCCTTTATAGAAAGCCAATGCAAATAGAGATACGATTTGTGGATTATTTGAATATGTTCTTGGGCCTATTATGAAATTTTCTTCATTACTGTAAATATCTGTTATTGGGGCAAAATTTATGTTAATTCCAAGTTGTTTTAATTCATTTGCTATATGATATCCAGTAAAGTAGGCATCATTTGGTGATAAAGTTGCTGTGATTCCAAGATTTCCTATTGTTTTTGATGTTTTAAGTTTTATATGTTGTGTCCATCCACCTTCTTGATCTGTTGCTATAAATAAG from Borrelia duttonii Ly encodes the following:
- a CDS encoding glycoside hydrolase family 3 N-terminal domain-containing protein → MNDKELLGQMFMISYPKEKITNFTLNFIKEKNLGGIKIFGWNAKNLYNLIESINKAQTISQKNRFKIPLFIATDQEGGWTQHIKLKTSKTIGNLGITATLSPNDAYFTGYHIANELKQLGININFAPITDIYSNEENFIIGPRTYSNNPQIVSLFALAFYKGQKQAGIISTAKHFPGHGNTVIDSHIKMPIINSDLKEIKTNELLPYKILIQENIPMIMSGHLAYPMLTNGKEIPASSSTKIIKEILRQDLKYDNLIITDDLLMNAVRYQNESIYDTIERIIRTETDILLISLNEDIQNNAYNQLLNLMQKDNTIKENIIKSNKRILRIKLEYLKEKRNKEELFPKYDNAKEIPTKEAEFFFEQNTLRSITKIKLSKKISKHKKTLLISPYNTMIKEGKKIFQNSYGYYYNYYPLNSINTTQLKEIKNLIAQYEQVIFNVSTPASLEYIKNLKEYKNKISIIVSLTPQHIKQLNWIENIVVVYGTTTLSFKSGFLTLTEDFNPKGQIPLMNLKN
- a CDS encoding DHH family phosphoesterase, coding for MIDVIEFIKKYDNFIIVGHKDPDFDCIGSSLALASFLRRIGKGIILLNEGPFVRKEIIPFKEKFLSKWPNVNLLDYAVIILDCSVFDRIGDEFVFYVKDMPILVIDHHSSGDKLDTLGYIDSGAPSTTFLIEKLIRAFGYEVTKEEAWYILVGFCTDTGFFRFISRDDPAPFEMVSRLVSKGLILKDIYNYIESVKSLASIDVLSMMLNNLRTYFDGKVLLTVLPFNAKRDNNVSGVNELFYSLLANVENNEILIILKEIEDGSILAGLRSKEYFDVGELAKYFGGGGHKHASGFKIKNTALNLLENQIIAYIKDAINS